The nucleotide window TCGTTCTTTGCTGTCCTTCGTGGACCGGGAGCGATGGAGCACTTCCTGAAGCCATGCGCGGAATCGTCAGTCGGTCTTGACGTTTGCTGTTGCGTGAGCCTTCACCCAAACCGCGAATCCGCCGCGTGAAGCGCCTTATTGGCGCGAACCAGATCTGACTTCGTCATCGCGTATTGACGATGGGGGACTGATGCAAGCGCACTCTGGGGCTGGTGGCAGGCCCTGAAATCCCTGGCGGGCAGAGACCGGATTCGAAGAATGAGAGCGGCCGGCGCCTCGATGTGATCGAGCGCCACCCTGCGATGTGATTCGCGGGGGCTTGCGGCATGTGATGCCGCGGCCGGCTTCATGGCGTCCTGCGAGGACGGCCATGGAGGGTAACGCTCGGATGCGGATGTGATCCGCGTCTCGGAGATCGCCGGAAGGGGCGGTCCCGGGCGTTTGGCGCGCTGCGCCTCCTGGGCACTTGCAGAAATGCGGGTGTTGAGGGCCTGAGACTCATCGCAATTACCAGACTGCCTTTTCCGCCAGACCCCCTTTTGACGAATTCACGGCACCGCGCCGGCTCGCGCGGGGCTTTTGCACGCTTGGCGCGACCGACGCCGGGCGGAGGTTTTTTCATTCAACGACTTCAGGAGATCGCCATGAACAGCAAAGAGAGCAAGCAAAGCAAGCAAACGAAGCGGAACAACTGGGCAGTGCAAAACGCCGGGAGTGTGCGTGGCTGCGCGGGGATAGAAGAGATCGACCTGGGGGAAGCCGAGGTGATCGTCTATGACGATCTGTCCCTGCCTGTGCCGCATCTTGAAGTGCGCCACCGCCACCGTCTGGCTGACGCCCATGCCTGATGGAGGAACCATGAAGACAACCACGACCGGCCGGCTGGCTCCCCAACTGAGGGATGAGCTCGAACGGCTGATTGAGAGGCACAACAAGCGCGCCTACAACCGCTGCGGAAAGGCGGTGCGCAACTGCTCATACCGGAGCGAAGTGGCGCGGCGGGCGACGATCCTGCTCGCCTTTGGCGAATTGGCGCAGCTGGGCTACCGGCTTCGCGACCCGAGGAATCTCGCCGACAAACATGTGAGGGCGCTGGCTCGGCACTGGAATGAGAAGGGGCTCTCTTCGCAGACCATCCATGGCCGCTTCTCTGTTCTGCGTGTTTTCTCTGGCTGGATCGGCAAGCGCGGCCTGGTGGGGGATCTGCCGGGATACTTCCCTGGCAAGGACATGCGCCGGCAGATAGCGGCCACGCGCAACCATGGCTGGGAAGCCAATGGCGTCTCGCCGGAGGAATTGGTGCGGCGGGCGCGCGGGATCGATGAGCGTCTGGCGCTGTACCTCAACCTGCAGCACGTCTTTGGGCTGCGCGCCAAGGAAGCCATCATGCTGCGTCCGCTGCGTGCGATCACGCCGGACGGCGGTCATCTCGAGGTAAGCGACGGCACGAAGGGCGGCCGTCCGCGCCTGGTGCCGATCGACAGCGACGAGCGGCGGGCGGCAATCGCCTGGGCGCGCGAAGTGGCCAGCCGCACGCGCAGCCACTGCCTTCGCTGGCCGGGGCTCACTTGGGAACAGGCACAGGCCAGGTTTTATCGCGGGCTGGCCAAACTGGGCGTGACCCGCCGCCAGCTTGGCGTCACCTCCCACGGCTTGCGCCACGGCTACGCGCAGCAGGCCTACCGCGTCCTGACTGGACAGCCATCGCCGGTCGAGGGGGGGGCGTTGGGCAGGATTGACCGCGAGCGGCATCGGCTGGCCGGCATGAAGGTCTCGGCCCTGCTGGGGCATGGCCGGGTGGATGTGACCGGCTACTACTACGGCAGCTATGGGCACGCTTTGCGGCTGTCGCCGGAAATTCATCTCGCTCGGCAAAAGGAAGCGCCGCTGCGCGAATCCGGGTAGCTGGGGTAGATAGTTGTAGAACGGTAGAAACGCATTTTCAACGAAAAGGAGAAGGACATGAATCTCACGGTATTGAGCAAGGGTGACGCATTTACTGCGCCGGTGTTCATGGGCGACGGCGAGCGCCGCGCCTGGTACGGAAGGGCGGCCTGGGAGCTGACGGACGGGCACGTGATCGACATCTGCCAGACGGCGGAGCGCGCGGCGCAGTATGCCGGGCAGGAGGACGCGCACGCCGGGCGCGACCGTGCGGAAGGGGGCAACCCGTTCGATCCGCTGTTTCTTGGGGGGTTGCCCAATTTCATCTGGGATCGCGGCTACCGGCTCGGCCAGTGGCAAGGAGGGCGCGCGCGGGAAAAGGGTGAGGAACCGGCCTGGATCCGCAGCAAGGAAAGGTTGAGCCGGCTTGCGGCTTGATTGCAAGCCAGGGC belongs to Opitutaceae bacterium and includes:
- a CDS encoding integrase domain-containing protein is translated as MPDGGTMKTTTTGRLAPQLRDELERLIERHNKRAYNRCGKAVRNCSYRSEVARRATILLAFGELAQLGYRLRDPRNLADKHVRALARHWNEKGLSSQTIHGRFSVLRVFSGWIGKRGLVGDLPGYFPGKDMRRQIAATRNHGWEANGVSPEELVRRARGIDERLALYLNLQHVFGLRAKEAIMLRPLRAITPDGGHLEVSDGTKGGRPRLVPIDSDERRAAIAWAREVASRTRSHCLRWPGLTWEQAQARFYRGLAKLGVTRRQLGVTSHGLRHGYAQQAYRVLTGQPSPVEGGALGRIDRERHRLAGMKVSALLGHGRVDVTGYYYGSYGHALRLSPEIHLARQKEAPLRESG